A window from Zingiber officinale cultivar Zhangliang chromosome 7A, Zo_v1.1, whole genome shotgun sequence encodes these proteins:
- the LOC122002945 gene encoding uncharacterized protein LOC122002945: protein MVMAEEGSSTALMAPAPVTEPDEIDLEAGPGEQFQCRICLETDGRDFIAPCKCKGTSKYVHRECLDHWRSVKEGFAFAHCTTCKAPYYLRVHVHADRKWRVLKFRFFVTRDMLVIFAAVQLIISSLAYAVYLIDGSQDSWLRLAWGFDNEISFYYICGALLFFALLGLSGCFITCYDRRVRNDLAQPCRELCLCCCQPGMCADCHLPGTLCMWTDCTTCFESCASTAGECGCLGGAGEAGLPLLFVVALVVLGLFTVIGIFYSVLVATMVGQRIWQRHYHILAKRMLTKEYVVEDVDSEGTDWCPPPLPPEHIQQLRALGLL, encoded by the exons ATGGTCATGGCGGAGGAGGGGAGCTCTACCGCTCTCATGGCGCCAGCCCCCGTCACCGAACCCGACGAGATCGACCTAGAAGCTGGACCCGGAGAGCAATTCCAGTGCCGGATCTGCCTCGAAACTGACG GACGGGATTTCATAGCGCCATGCAAGTGCAAGGGGACTTCCAAATACGTCCACCGTGAATGCTTGGACCACTGGCGTTCTGTCAAG GAAGGTTTTGCATTTGCTCATTGCACAACTTGCAAGGCTCCTTACTATCTGAGGGTTCATGTTCATGCAGACAGGAAATGGAGAGTCTTGAAGTTCCGATTCTTTGTTACCAGGGATATGCTAGTTATATTTGCAGCTGTTCAACTT ATAATTTCTTCATTGGCATATGCGGTCTATTTGATCGATGGCTCTCAAGACAGTTGGTTGCGGTTGGCTTGGGGCTTTGACAATGAAATTAGTTTCTACTATATATGTG GGGCATTATTATTTTTTGCTCTGCTTGGGTTGTCCGGATGCTTTATTACCTGTTATGATCGAAGAGTGCGAAATGATTTGGCTCAGCCGTGTCGGGAATTGTGTCTTTGTTGCTGTCAACCAGG aATGTGCGCCGACTGTCATCTTCCGGGCACGCTTTGCATGTGGACTGACTGTACCACTTGCTTCGAAAGTTGTGCGAGTACAGCAGGAGAATGTGGATGCTTAGGAGGGGCTGGTGAAGCCGGATTACCATTGCTCTTTGTCGTAGCGCTAGTTGTTCTTGGGCTCTTCACTGTCATTGGCATATTCTATAGTGTTCTTGTTGCAACGATGGTTGGCCAAAGAATTTGGCAGCGTCATTATCACATTCTTGCTAAGCGGATGCTAACAAAA GAGTACGTCGTGGAGGATGTCGACAGCGAGGGCACTGATTGGTGCCCGCCCCCACTACCACCGGAGCATATTCAGCAGCTCAGGGCACTTGGACTTCTGTAG